A single Triticum dicoccoides isolate Atlit2015 ecotype Zavitan chromosome 2A, WEW_v2.0, whole genome shotgun sequence DNA region contains:
- the LOC119352501 gene encoding peroxidase 12-like, with product MAWKASMLAMLGLVAALLSYPTALSMAEASLISMPTEDVHRGHAPVVFLAESLTPDYYADSCPDVRGLVRSAVGEALQKDIALAAGLIRLFYHDCFPQGCDASILLAGAESELQMWPNRFLQRAAVQLIDDIRIKVHHACGPVVSCADIMALATHDAVLKSGGQSYLVPLGRLDSLEPAPLSTVSELPLPTFNISQLIEAFESRSLDVTDLVALSGAHTIGGAHCTSYADRFAGEANSNEFVRMLLHNCTTGDIRDKQDLDVTTPNKFDDKYFGNLEAGKGVLNSDMQLLHDPRAMELVKGIAENQWWFWNEFDTSIKKLGQLQGPQGNAGEVRTISCSVPNYKSSNVGEV from the exons ATGGCATGGAAGGCATCGATGTTGGCCATGCTGGGCTTGGTTGCCGCGCTGCTGTCGTATCCGACAGCCCTGTCCATGGCGGAGGCGTCGTTGATCTCCATGCCAACGGAAGATGTTCACCGTGGTCATGCTCCGGTAGTGTTCCTAGCAGAAAGCCTCACCCCGGACTACTACGCCGACTCTTGCCCGGATGTGCGGGGCCTTGTGCGCTCCGCCGTGGGCGAAGCGCTCCAGAAGGATATCGCCCTCGCCGCCGGGCTCATCCGCCTCTTCTACCACGACTGCTTCCCTCAG GGCTGCGATGCGTCCATCCTTCTGGCGGGAGCAGAGAGTGAGCTACAGATGTGGCCGAACAGGTTTCTGCAGCGGGCTGCCGTGCAgctcatcgatgacatccgcatcAAGGTGCACCATGCCTGCGGGCCCGTTGTCTCTTGCGCCGATATCATGGCGCTCGCAACCCATGATGCCGTACTCAAG TCCGGGGGCCAATCCTACCTCGTACCGCTCGGTCGCCTCGACAGCCTGGAACCCGCCCCACTGAGCACCGTCAGTGAGCTCCCGCTCCCCACCTTCAACATCTCCCAGCTCATCGAGGCCTTCGAGAGCCGCAGCCTCGACGTGACTGACCTCGTAGCGCTCTCCGGCGCGCACACCATCGGAGGGGCTCACTGCACCTCCTATGCCGACCGCTTTGCCGGAGAGGCCAACTCCAACGAGTTCGTC cggATGCTCCTGCACAACTGCACCACCGGCGACATAAGAGACAAGCAGGACCTCGACGTGACAACCCCGAACAAGTTCGACGACAAGTACTTTGGCAACCTGGAGGCGGGGAAGGGGGTGCTCAACTCCGACATGCAGCTCCTCCATGACCCCCGCGCCATGGAGCTCGTCAAAGGCATCGCGGAAAACCAGTGGTGGTTCTGGAACGAGTTCGACACCTCCATCAAGAAGCTGGGGCAGCTGCAGGGGCCCCAAGGAAACGCCGGTGAGGTCCGCACCATCAGCTGCTCCGTGCCTAACTACAAGAGCAGCAACGTCGGTGAGGTCTGA
- the LOC119357262 gene encoding cationic peroxidase SPC4-like, with translation MAMASSSGGAGALVLAFLTVAVLLSPALSAPLDSAGFHSVTCPQLESIVLSSVQAALQREVALAAGLLRIFFHDCFPQGCDASVYLKGSGTEQAMGPNTTLQPRALQLVEDIRAKVHAACGATVSCADISALATRDAVVLSGGPNYTVPQGQFDSLAPASQNAVNALPSPATASVSALARAFSAKGLRDLADLVALSGAHTVGRTGCPFFRDRAQRMDDTFSRRLAANCSAAPTRLQNLDVVTPDLFDNGYYKALVNSQGVFTSDMALIKDSTTAPIVRQFAQSKDAFFAQFAKSMAKLATAPRPGGNVGEIRRSCFSPNARRAIDTVVDAVEEEGFAASA, from the coding sequence ATGGCGATGGCGAGCAGCAGCGGCGGCGCAGGCGCACTGGTTCTGGCCTTCCTTACCGTCGCCGTTCTGCTCTCCCCGGCGCTGTCCGCCCCTCTGGACAGCGCCGGCTTCCACTCGGTGACGTGCCCGCAGCTGGAGAGCATCGTGCTGTCCTCCGTGCAGGCGGCGCTCCAGCGCGAGGTGGcgctcgccgccggcctcctccgcaTCTTCTTCCACGACTGCTTCCCGCAGGGCTGCGACGCGTCCGTCTACCTCAAGGGCAGCGGCACAGAGCAGGCCATGGGGCCCAACACCACGCTGCAGCCGCGGGCGCTGCAGCTGGTGGAGGACATCCGCGCCAAGGTGCACGCGGCCTGCGGCGCCACCGTGTCCTGTGCCGACATCTCGGCGCTGGCCACCCGCGACGCCGTCGTGCTCTCCGGCGGGCCCAACTACACCGTGCCGCAGGGCCAGTTCGACAGCCTCGCCCCGGCGTCACAGAACGCCGTCAACGCcctcccgtcgccggccaccgccagCGTCTCCGCCCTCGCGCGCGCCTTCAGCGCCAAGGGCCTCCGCGACCTTGCCGACCTGGTGGCGCTCTCCGGCGCCCACACCGTCGGGAGGACGGGCTGCCCCTTCTTCCGCGACCGGGCTCAGCGCATGGACGACACCTTCTCCCGGAGGCTGGCGGCGAACTGCAGCGCGGCCCCGACCCGGCTGCAGAACCTGGACGTGGTGACCCCCGACCTGTTCGACAACGGCTACTACAAGGCGCTGGTGAACAGCCAGGGCGTGTTCACCTCCGACATGGCGCTCATCAAGGACAGCACCACGGCGCCCATCGTGAGGCAGTTCGCGCAGAGCAAGGACGCCTTCTTCGCGCAGTTCGCCAAGTCCATGGCCAAGCTCGCCACCGCGCCGAGGCCCGGCGGGAACGTGGGCGAGATCCGCCGCAGCTGCTTCAGCCCCAACGCCCGGCGCGCCATCGACACCGTCGTCGACGCCGTCGAGGAGGAGGGATTCGCGGCTTCTGCGTGA